From the Photobacterium sp. GJ3 genome, one window contains:
- the maiA gene encoding maleylacetoacetate isomerase, which produces MTLYDYFRSSAAYRVRIALNLKGLRYDSHPVSLVDKAQQSPAYQAINPAQLVPTLETEQGYLSQSLAIIEYLDECYPENALLPSDPWQKAQCRALALSVACDIHPVNNLRVLNYLTGELAVSQEDKLIWYHHWLKAGLAALETQLAARHQQHSTTFCCGDTPMLADLCLVPQLYNARRFELDLSPYPSLTRIEQACQQLKAFKDAHPENQAI; this is translated from the coding sequence ATGACGCTTTACGATTATTTTCGCTCATCCGCCGCCTACCGGGTGCGCATCGCACTCAACCTGAAAGGGTTGCGTTACGATAGCCACCCGGTTTCTCTGGTGGATAAGGCACAACAATCTCCGGCCTATCAGGCCATTAATCCCGCTCAGCTTGTCCCGACACTGGAAACCGAGCAGGGATATCTGAGCCAGTCGCTCGCAATCATTGAATATCTGGATGAATGCTATCCCGAAAACGCGTTGCTGCCTTCTGATCCCTGGCAAAAAGCGCAATGTCGTGCGCTGGCGCTGAGCGTGGCCTGTGACATCCATCCAGTGAATAATCTGCGGGTTCTGAATTATCTGACCGGCGAACTGGCAGTAAGCCAGGAAGACAAGCTGATTTGGTATCACCATTGGCTGAAAGCCGGTCTGGCCGCACTGGAAACACAACTGGCAGCTCGCCATCAGCAACACAGCACCACGTTCTGCTGCGGTGATACTCCCATGCTGGCCGATCTCTGTCTGGTACCACAACTTTATAACGCCCGTCGTTTTGAACTTGACTTGTCTCCATATCCATCGTTAACTCGCATTGAGCAGGCTTGTCAACAACTCAAAGCATTCAAAGACGCACATCCTGAAAATCAAGCCATCTAA
- a CDS encoding acetoacetate--CoA ligase, protein MSMHDHHLEDDQAPILWQPTKDKIHDSLIYQFMVALSEQEDTLFHDYQQLHHWSVRHSDHFWDRLWDFCGVIGEKGARITDCPPNSKEPAKDTRWFPDARLNFAENLLAYGRQHPDKDAIVFHCEGNPARRQQLSWRELEQQVSSLSQFLREQGISAGDVVAGYLPNLPQTIIAMLASSAVGAIWTSTSPDFGVDSVVERFGQTCPKILFAADGYFYNGKSHSCLEKVNAMLTELHSVETVVLIPFADLPAPVAPPLVDKYRGWNEVLNQYQAGPIEFEHVEFNHPLYILYSSGTTGKPKCIVHSVGGMLLNHLKEHLLHSNVHKGDRLFYFTTCGWMMWNWMASGLAAGATLILYEGSPFYPDGNVLWDLADAEDVTLFGTSAKYLEALEKKGFHPNQTHTLSRLRTLCSTGSVLAPEQFDYVYQSIKADLQLASISGGTDICGCFAIGNPISPVYRGECQGRALGMDVQVFDDQGHPLTEAQGELVCRNSFPNQPVGFWNDEGDQRYHSAYWDVFPNTWHHGDFVQLTRHGGLIFFGRSDAVLNPGGVRIGTAEIYRQVNPMDEIIDSIVIGQNWQNDVRVVLFVQLAEGQSLDETLQARIRQRIKAHCSPRHVPAVILAVTDIPRTKSGKLVELAVRNVVHQQPVKNVGALANPEALEQYKNRPELLS, encoded by the coding sequence ATGAGCATGCATGACCATCATCTGGAAGACGATCAAGCGCCAATCTTATGGCAACCCACAAAAGACAAGATTCATGACAGCCTGATTTACCAGTTTATGGTGGCTTTAAGCGAGCAGGAAGACACACTGTTTCATGATTATCAGCAGCTTCATCACTGGTCTGTGCGTCACAGCGATCATTTCTGGGACAGGCTTTGGGATTTCTGCGGCGTGATCGGCGAAAAAGGTGCGCGCATCACCGATTGCCCACCCAACAGTAAAGAACCGGCGAAGGATACCCGCTGGTTTCCGGATGCCCGGCTGAACTTTGCGGAAAACCTGCTGGCTTATGGTCGGCAACACCCGGACAAGGATGCTATTGTGTTCCACTGTGAAGGGAACCCAGCGCGACGTCAGCAACTGAGCTGGCGCGAACTGGAACAACAGGTCTCTTCGCTCAGTCAGTTCCTGCGTGAACAAGGGATCAGCGCTGGCGATGTGGTTGCGGGCTATCTGCCGAATTTGCCACAGACAATCATTGCCATGCTGGCCAGCAGTGCCGTTGGAGCGATCTGGACCTCAACCTCACCGGATTTTGGCGTCGACAGCGTCGTCGAGCGTTTTGGACAAACTTGTCCGAAGATTCTGTTTGCCGCCGATGGCTATTTTTACAACGGCAAAAGCCACAGCTGCCTTGAAAAAGTCAATGCCATGCTGACGGAACTGCACAGTGTTGAAACCGTCGTTCTGATTCCATTTGCCGATCTGCCCGCCCCTGTTGCACCGCCACTGGTAGACAAATACCGAGGCTGGAATGAAGTACTGAACCAGTATCAGGCAGGGCCGATCGAGTTTGAACACGTTGAATTCAACCATCCGCTGTATATCCTTTACTCGTCTGGCACGACCGGAAAACCCAAATGTATCGTGCACAGTGTCGGCGGCATGCTGCTGAATCATCTGAAAGAGCATCTGCTGCACAGCAATGTTCACAAAGGGGATCGCCTGTTCTATTTCACCACCTGCGGCTGGATGATGTGGAACTGGATGGCCAGTGGGCTGGCCGCGGGCGCAACGCTGATTCTTTACGAAGGGTCGCCTTTTTACCCCGATGGCAATGTGCTCTGGGATTTGGCCGATGCAGAAGACGTCACCTTATTCGGCACCTCAGCCAAATATCTGGAAGCTCTGGAGAAAAAAGGGTTTCATCCGAATCAGACGCACACACTGTCCCGCCTCAGAACCTTATGTTCCACAGGTTCTGTTCTGGCACCAGAGCAGTTTGACTATGTGTATCAGTCGATCAAAGCTGATTTGCAACTGGCATCCATTTCCGGCGGAACAGACATTTGCGGTTGCTTTGCCATCGGGAATCCAATCAGTCCGGTCTATCGGGGTGAATGTCAGGGCCGGGCACTGGGGATGGATGTTCAGGTGTTTGATGATCAGGGCCATCCGCTCACCGAAGCTCAGGGAGAACTGGTCTGTCGTAACAGCTTCCCGAACCAGCCCGTTGGCTTCTGGAATGACGAAGGCGATCAACGCTACCACAGTGCTTACTGGGACGTGTTCCCCAACACCTGGCATCACGGTGACTTTGTTCAGCTGACCCGGCATGGTGGATTGATCTTCTTTGGCCGTTCCGATGCTGTTTTAAATCCGGGCGGCGTTCGGATTGGCACGGCTGAGATCTATCGCCAGGTCAACCCGATGGATGAAATCATCGATTCGATTGTGATTGGTCAGAACTGGCAAAACGACGTGCGCGTGGTGCTCTTTGTCCAGCTTGCAGAGGGTCAGTCACTGGATGAGACGCTCCAGGCCCGGATACGGCAGCGCATCAAAGCGCATTGCTCACCACGTCATGTTCCGGCGGTGATTCTGGCCGTCACGGACATTCCACGCACCAAATCCGGCAAACTGGTCGAGCTGGCGGTGCGGAATGTGGTGCACCAGCAGCCGGTGAAAAACGTCGGCGCGCTGGCCAATCCGGAGGCGCTGGAGCAGTACAAAAATCGTCCGGAGTTGCTCTCCTAA